One window from the genome of Paraneptunicella aestuarii encodes:
- a CDS encoding TonB-dependent receptor, which translates to MKTLNPIAYAICLATLGTVTVSTAAVADATNNNPLETITVTASRTQSSISDVAATVWIIDNEQIAQEVSTGADLKNVLGRLIPGFDFGSEGRTNFAQNLRGRTALVMIDGVSLNSTRQISRQLESIDPFNVARVEVLSGATSIYGAGAAGGIINIITKKAASSELEIQALAGLASGFNNSEDLDKKLALSIAGGNNAITGRLAAAWSATGGAYNADGDLILPDITQTDTQFNDTLDIQGNVNVTIDEQQSLSFVAQHFNSEQGTEYGTYLGPNLAGILGYPEFIQIQKGLSLEEQPETERDFFNLQYHHRDVLGHELLAQVFHRTESLSFFPFPSIFRVTGSPFPGQSYPIFAASEQDTDITGAKLVLVKDTDTFRLSYGLDIDSESFTAKQHIFDLNAALASGGLAFEKVQTLQRYPNIDSDHLALFAQGEWQANQQWRLSAGFRYQQIDLQVGDFTGLLQQHLSASGLYPIAPQSIPGGETDYDEWLFNAGAVYKLDANQQLWANISQGFDLPDPAKFFGQGNYSGPFGEGPLLMDSVNIANNPLSGIKTDSLELGWRKAADNYHFQLSAYYSLSDKTTSFNRNTLAVVVNDDERRIMGIEGQLNVDLSQHFYTSVQAHWLRGEVKTDGNWSDLATEEASPVTASIRFGYADDNKGLELQLQSMSDYDDEQNNKLDGYTLAHLNGHYKLSVGQLNFGIQNLFDEDYETIWSQRAQILYSSLSAPALFTYGGQGTRLAISYQASF; encoded by the coding sequence ATGAAAACCCTTAATCCCATTGCTTATGCCATTTGTTTAGCGACGCTAGGCACTGTCACTGTCAGCACTGCTGCTGTTGCGGATGCAACCAATAATAATCCGTTGGAAACCATCACGGTCACAGCCAGTCGAACTCAAAGCAGTATTTCCGATGTTGCCGCGACAGTCTGGATTATTGATAACGAACAAATTGCTCAAGAAGTCAGCACGGGGGCAGATTTAAAAAATGTTTTGGGACGCTTAATTCCCGGATTCGATTTTGGTAGTGAAGGCAGAACCAATTTTGCTCAAAACCTGCGTGGACGCACGGCCTTGGTCATGATCGACGGTGTATCACTCAACTCTACTCGTCAAATTAGCCGCCAACTGGAAAGCATTGATCCCTTTAACGTTGCTCGTGTTGAGGTGTTATCCGGTGCCACATCCATTTATGGTGCAGGTGCAGCAGGCGGTATTATCAATATCATCACCAAAAAAGCAGCATCATCGGAATTGGAGATTCAGGCGTTAGCCGGACTTGCCAGCGGCTTTAACAACAGCGAAGACCTGGATAAAAAGCTGGCCTTATCCATTGCGGGTGGCAACAACGCCATAACGGGTCGATTAGCTGCGGCTTGGTCAGCCACAGGCGGCGCCTATAATGCCGACGGCGATCTCATTCTGCCCGATATCACGCAAACCGACACCCAGTTCAACGACACACTCGATATTCAGGGCAATGTAAATGTCACTATCGACGAACAACAGTCACTATCCTTCGTTGCCCAACATTTTAACAGTGAACAAGGCACCGAATATGGCACTTATTTGGGGCCTAACTTAGCCGGGATCCTTGGCTACCCTGAATTCATCCAAATTCAGAAAGGATTGAGTCTGGAAGAACAGCCTGAAACAGAGCGTGACTTTTTTAACCTGCAATATCATCACAGGGATGTGCTGGGGCATGAATTGCTGGCGCAGGTATTCCATCGCACAGAATCCTTAAGCTTCTTCCCTTTTCCTTCTATTTTTAGAGTGACGGGCTCGCCTTTCCCGGGGCAAAGCTATCCTATTTTTGCAGCATCAGAACAAGACACCGACATCACGGGCGCAAAGTTGGTATTGGTGAAAGACACTGACACTTTCCGTTTAAGTTATGGGCTGGATATCGACTCAGAATCCTTCACTGCCAAACAGCATATTTTCGATTTAAATGCCGCCCTTGCTTCTGGTGGATTGGCATTTGAAAAAGTACAAACACTGCAACGTTACCCGAATATCGACAGCGACCACTTAGCCCTGTTCGCACAAGGTGAATGGCAAGCCAACCAACAATGGCGTTTAAGTGCAGGCTTTCGTTATCAACAAATAGACTTGCAAGTCGGTGACTTTACCGGATTGCTACAACAACATTTGTCTGCATCAGGTTTATATCCCATTGCACCACAAAGCATCCCTGGTGGTGAAACCGATTACGACGAATGGCTATTTAATGCAGGCGCTGTTTATAAGTTAGATGCCAATCAGCAATTGTGGGCGAACATTAGCCAAGGCTTTGATCTACCTGATCCAGCCAAGTTCTTTGGTCAAGGCAATTACTCTGGCCCGTTCGGTGAAGGCCCATTACTGATGGATAGCGTGAACATCGCCAACAACCCGCTATCGGGTATCAAAACAGATTCTTTGGAACTTGGCTGGCGTAAAGCCGCCGACAATTATCACTTCCAGTTAAGTGCCTACTACTCACTTTCAGACAAAACAACGTCATTTAACCGCAACACATTAGCCGTTGTGGTGAACGACGACGAACGCCGAATTATGGGTATTGAAGGCCAATTGAATGTGGATCTGAGCCAGCATTTCTATACCAGCGTACAAGCCCACTGGCTACGAGGCGAAGTGAAAACCGACGGTAATTGGTCAGACCTTGCAACAGAGGAAGCCAGCCCTGTCACAGCATCCATTCGCTTTGGTTATGCCGATGACAACAAAGGGCTAGAGCTGCAATTACAAAGCATGAGCGACTATGACGATGAGCAAAATAATAAGCTCGACGGTTACACACTGGCTCATCTAAATGGTCATTACAAATTGTCTGTTGGTCAGTTGAACTTCGGCATTCAAAACCTGTTTGACGAAGATTACGAGACCATTTGGAGCCAACGCGCACAAATTCTGTATAGCAGTCTGTCAGCGCCCGCCCTATTCACTTATGGCGGTCAAGGCACTCGTCTTGCGATTAGCTATCAGGCCAGCTTCTAA
- the pdsS gene encoding proteobacterial dedicated sortase system histidine kinase gives MTFRIGIRLKLLFLSLFLFAIPWLGYQYVWELESYLRVGQEQTLVGTARAVATALHERPTLFNKQASYLTDVKPGTDLYAHQIIDPIQLDGRLQDWFDYRHLAVHYDAKYLLDDVANYRAEDLNFTHMIGIYGDYLYAYFEVHDDYIKMRPRNNLRIDLNDHLYIALTTPEGEFKRYIVANYQPGWLNTYELTDNLESNRPQKPEPRIQGHWRNHIPGRDNSGSGYNIEIRIPLNMLADNIAFAIVDVDENIDQGAPNNSALENQILRIGTANPNQPDSLGTLLVPSPEIEKIIKGLQYSGARIWVLDKHRRVMARSGDILQSTGMNTTLRDNTASDPQWWQNGWQYIEQEWLLPLYYKILTKPPSEFIDELQDAYALEGKDIESALTGKPDALWRLTPDNKAVILSATHPIWIDGTVMGAVVVEQTTHGIRTLRNKALEKLFNVILAVMFSGTIVLFLFASRMSFRIRNLRNQTEAAIDHNGKIIGNIPLSKTQDEIGDLSRTFHNVLGKLSQYHYYLENMASRLSHELRTPVAIVKSSMENLAMQPQSETSQAYVNRAQEGIARLSQILNKMSEASRLENALQSTDTETFNLHELLQGCLLGYQLAYPENHFDLQSDYPKATLKGSPDLFVQMLDKITANATEFSPKEETINFKLQQQANQLILRIINVGAPLPSDMQHQLFDSMVSVRKEAHSTAPHLGIGLYIAKIIAEYHQGKISIDNYSAKDGRASGVEVRIIFPIH, from the coding sequence GTGACATTTCGCATCGGTATACGGCTCAAGCTGCTGTTTTTATCACTCTTCCTGTTTGCCATCCCCTGGCTTGGCTACCAATACGTTTGGGAGTTGGAAAGTTATTTGCGAGTGGGTCAGGAACAAACACTGGTAGGCACGGCCAGAGCCGTCGCAACGGCTCTGCACGAACGCCCCACTCTATTTAACAAGCAAGCCAGTTACCTCACCGATGTTAAACCCGGAACAGACTTGTACGCCCATCAGATCATCGACCCAATACAACTGGATGGTCGCTTGCAGGACTGGTTCGATTATCGCCATTTAGCGGTTCATTACGACGCTAAATACCTGTTGGATGACGTTGCAAACTATCGCGCCGAAGACCTTAACTTCACCCATATGATTGGCATTTACGGGGATTATCTTTACGCCTATTTTGAGGTACACGACGATTACATAAAAATGCGCCCTCGCAATAATTTAAGAATCGACCTGAATGATCATCTCTATATTGCACTCACCACACCTGAAGGCGAGTTCAAACGTTATATTGTCGCCAACTATCAACCAGGCTGGCTAAACACCTACGAACTTACCGATAATCTCGAATCGAATCGTCCGCAAAAACCTGAGCCCCGTATTCAAGGACATTGGCGTAATCACATTCCGGGTAGAGATAACTCAGGGAGTGGTTATAACATTGAGATCAGAATTCCACTCAACATGCTGGCGGATAATATCGCCTTTGCCATTGTCGATGTGGATGAAAACATTGATCAGGGTGCTCCAAATAACAGCGCACTGGAAAATCAAATCTTACGCATTGGTACAGCCAACCCCAATCAACCAGACTCCCTCGGCACGTTATTGGTTCCTTCGCCTGAAATAGAGAAGATCATCAAAGGCTTGCAATACTCTGGTGCTCGTATTTGGGTATTAGATAAACATCGGCGAGTCATGGCGCGTTCTGGTGATATATTGCAATCCACAGGTATGAACACAACATTGAGAGACAACACAGCTTCTGACCCTCAATGGTGGCAAAATGGATGGCAGTATATCGAGCAAGAATGGCTACTGCCTCTGTACTACAAAATACTCACCAAACCACCATCCGAGTTCATAGATGAATTACAAGACGCCTATGCCTTAGAAGGCAAAGATATTGAAAGTGCGCTAACCGGAAAGCCCGATGCGCTTTGGCGACTGACGCCTGACAACAAAGCTGTGATCCTTTCAGCCACTCATCCCATCTGGATTGATGGAACCGTAATGGGCGCGGTTGTGGTTGAACAAACCACTCATGGCATTCGCACCTTAAGAAACAAAGCGTTGGAAAAGCTGTTTAACGTCATTCTCGCGGTCATGTTTTCCGGCACTATCGTGCTATTTCTGTTCGCTTCGCGTATGTCTTTTCGTATTCGTAATCTGCGCAATCAAACCGAAGCCGCTATCGACCATAACGGCAAAATTATCGGCAATATTCCGCTTTCCAAAACCCAGGATGAAATTGGTGACTTGTCGAGGACTTTCCATAATGTATTAGGCAAGCTGAGCCAATATCATTACTACCTTGAAAATATGGCTTCGCGACTCTCTCACGAGCTGAGAACCCCGGTTGCCATCGTCAAGTCCTCAATGGAAAACCTTGCCATGCAACCTCAATCAGAAACCTCTCAAGCCTATGTAAACAGAGCACAGGAGGGCATAGCTCGCCTTAGCCAAATATTGAACAAAATGAGTGAAGCGTCTCGGTTGGAAAACGCATTACAGAGCACCGATACCGAAACATTTAATCTGCATGAACTTCTACAAGGCTGCTTGTTGGGTTACCAACTGGCCTACCCTGAAAATCACTTTGATTTGCAATCTGACTACCCCAAAGCAACATTAAAAGGTTCGCCGGATCTGTTTGTGCAAATGCTGGATAAGATCACGGCTAATGCCACCGAATTCAGCCCGAAAGAAGAAACTATTAATTTTAAACTGCAACAACAAGCCAATCAGCTCATATTACGAATTATCAATGTTGGCGCTCCGTTACCCAGCGACATGCAGCATCAATTGTTTGATTCAATGGTTTCGGTAAGAAAAGAGGCGCATTCTACAGCGCCTCATCTGGGTATCGGTTTATATATCGCGAAAATCATCGCCGAATATCATCAAGGAAAAATCAGTATCGACAATTATTCAGCCAAAGATGGAAGAGCTTCCGGCGTAGAAGTGCGCATTATATTTCCTATTCACTAG
- the folX gene encoding dihydroneopterin triphosphate 2'-epimerase, producing MQLNQATIRIKNLRLRTYIGIKDEEINNKQDVVVNVTIHYPAESAVNSDEMQDALNYRTITKKIISLVENNRFSLLEKLTSDILSIASEHPWVTYAEVEVDKPHALRFADSVSLCLSCKR from the coding sequence ATGCAGCTAAACCAGGCCACAATTAGAATAAAAAATCTTCGCTTGCGCACCTATATTGGTATCAAGGATGAAGAAATAAACAACAAACAAGATGTGGTGGTTAACGTCACAATCCACTACCCGGCAGAAAGTGCAGTGAACAGTGACGAAATGCAAGACGCGCTAAATTACCGCACTATCACAAAAAAAATCATATCTCTGGTTGAGAACAACCGCTTCTCCCTTTTGGAAAAATTGACTTCCGACATTCTTAGCATTGCCTCAGAACACCCTTGGGTCACCTATGCTGAAGTGGAAGTTGATAAGCCTCATGCGCTTCGTTTTGCAGATTCCGTATCCTTGTGCTTAAGTTGTAAGAGGTAA
- a CDS encoding TIGR01777 family oxidoreductase, with the protein MHLLITGATGLIGSALVHRLEQEGHSITALTRNTDLAKKKLGSHHHYISSLNQLSNLNHFNAVVNLAGEPIAEKRWSTKQKNRIEASRWNTTQSLVDLLKASKTPPSVFISGSAVGYYGKQLDIPITEDIEPFRQDFSHRLCAEWENIAMSADSLQTRVCLLRTGIVLSDKGGALSKLLLPFKLGLGGKIGNGRHFMPWIHIDDMVAGILFLLHQDNCNGAYNLTAPYPVTNKEFTQKLGKRLARPTFFTTPTLVLKFLFGEMSELLTQSQQVIPEKLQKSGFHFKYPQLQDALENLDI; encoded by the coding sequence ATGCATCTGCTAATTACAGGAGCCACAGGATTAATTGGTTCGGCACTGGTGCATCGTCTGGAACAGGAAGGCCACAGTATAACCGCATTAACCCGGAATACCGACTTAGCCAAGAAGAAACTCGGCTCCCATCATCACTATATTTCATCACTTAACCAACTTAGTAATCTCAACCACTTCAACGCCGTAGTGAACCTGGCAGGCGAGCCTATCGCTGAAAAACGCTGGAGTACAAAGCAGAAAAATCGCATTGAAGCCAGCCGTTGGAACACCACTCAGTCTTTGGTTGATTTACTGAAAGCCAGTAAAACCCCTCCATCTGTGTTTATCAGTGGTTCAGCTGTGGGCTACTACGGTAAACAGCTTGATATTCCCATTACAGAAGATATTGAACCTTTTCGGCAAGATTTCAGCCATCGCCTTTGTGCCGAATGGGAAAACATCGCCATGAGTGCAGACTCACTGCAAACCCGTGTTTGCCTGCTTCGAACAGGCATTGTGCTGTCAGATAAAGGCGGCGCATTAAGCAAACTCTTACTGCCATTCAAGCTGGGATTAGGTGGCAAAATAGGTAATGGTCGTCATTTTATGCCCTGGATCCACATTGATGACATGGTGGCAGGTATTCTGTTTTTGTTGCATCAGGATAACTGCAATGGTGCTTATAACCTGACCGCTCCCTACCCAGTCACCAATAAAGAATTCACACAAAAACTGGGCAAACGCCTTGCTCGCCCAACCTTTTTTACAACACCAACACTAGTCTTAAAATTCTTGTTCGGTGAAATGTCGGAACTCCTCACTCAAAGCCAACAAGTGATCCCTGAAAAGTTACAAAAATCGGGCTTTCATTTTAAATACCCACAATTGCAAGATGCTCTGGAAAACCTGGATATCTAA
- the pdsR gene encoding proteobacterial dedicated sortase system response regulator, whose protein sequence is MSKRIALIEDDPAIRENYTAALQRQGYTVLSFADRPSAESAFSQRLPDLAIIDIGLQNEIDGGFALCQQLRGLSKTLPIIFFTARDNDFDTICGLRMGADDYLTKDISLPHLIARIAALFRRSELLLTPEHQEDIVQQGKLRMDSNRMTVNWQEQPIELTVTEFWMLHAIAKYAGHVKSRQQLMDESRMVVDDTTITSHIKRIRKKFMQLDPEFDSIETVYGMGYRWKRSV, encoded by the coding sequence ATGTCTAAACGCATCGCATTAATTGAAGACGATCCGGCCATTCGGGAAAACTATACCGCAGCGCTGCAACGTCAAGGTTATACCGTATTAAGCTTTGCCGACCGACCTTCAGCAGAAAGCGCGTTTAGTCAACGACTGCCGGACTTAGCCATTATTGATATTGGCCTACAGAATGAAATAGACGGCGGCTTTGCCTTGTGTCAGCAATTAAGAGGATTATCCAAAACTCTCCCTATTATCTTCTTCACTGCCAGAGATAACGATTTCGATACCATTTGTGGCTTACGCATGGGCGCTGATGATTACCTAACCAAAGACATCAGCCTGCCACACCTTATTGCCAGAATAGCCGCGCTATTCCGACGTTCAGAATTATTGTTAACCCCGGAACACCAAGAAGACATAGTGCAGCAAGGCAAGCTGAGAATGGACAGCAACCGCATGACAGTGAACTGGCAAGAACAACCGATTGAACTCACCGTAACCGAATTCTGGATGCTTCACGCCATTGCCAAATATGCAGGGCATGTTAAAAGCCGCCAGCAACTCATGGATGAATCGCGCATGGTCGTGGATGACACCACCATCACCTCGCACATTAAACGCATTCGTAAAAAGTTCATGCAACTGGATCCTGAATTTGATTCCATCGAAACCGTGTACGGTATGGGCTACCGTTGGAAGCGCAGCGTTTAG
- the pdsO gene encoding sortase-associated OmpA-like protein PdsO — MKKTSLSISLASLITGLAFCGQLAAAPTETQDETTSSHRGIIGLSSGLAIGAVVAGPIGAMVAGITGVLIAEDADNKEEKDLLISHLEQRQQELDALLTRYQALLAKNELYEAENELYKEALVKQESNVELMPLESNIQFTSASYQLLPHYKDSLGKLAEQLRQQPQLKITLQGYADRRGESDYNQGLSEQRAQSVRAFLIAHGVQEKQIETVSYGEEQPIVQSQNWENDFFDRRVLLRVYNPDKVMTASQ, encoded by the coding sequence ATGAAAAAAACATCTTTATCAATCAGCTTGGCAAGCTTGATCACTGGGTTGGCATTTTGTGGTCAACTTGCTGCTGCTCCCACTGAAACTCAGGATGAGACGACTTCTTCTCATCGCGGCATTATTGGCTTAAGTTCCGGGTTAGCCATTGGAGCCGTTGTTGCTGGCCCGATTGGCGCGATGGTGGCGGGTATTACTGGAGTGTTAATTGCCGAGGATGCTGATAATAAGGAAGAGAAAGATTTGCTTATTAGTCATCTGGAACAGCGACAACAAGAGCTGGATGCGTTGTTGACTCGATATCAGGCGCTTTTAGCGAAAAACGAGCTCTATGAAGCGGAAAATGAGCTTTATAAAGAAGCGTTGGTGAAGCAGGAGTCGAACGTTGAACTGATGCCGCTAGAGAGCAATATTCAATTTACATCGGCGTCGTATCAGTTATTGCCACACTACAAAGACAGTTTGGGCAAATTAGCCGAGCAGCTTAGACAACAACCACAGCTTAAGATAACGCTTCAGGGCTATGCCGATCGCAGGGGAGAGTCTGATTACAATCAGGGGTTATCGGAGCAAAGAGCGCAATCGGTCAGGGCTTTTTTAATCGCTCATGGCGTACAAGAGAAACAAATTGAAACGGTAAGCTACGGTGAAGAACAACCGATTGTGCAGAGCCAGAACTGGGAGAACGACTTCTTCGATCGTCGCGTTTTATTGCGAGTTTATAATCCGGACAAAGTCATGACGGCTTCACAGTAA
- a CDS encoding AI-2E family transporter, with translation MEAKFTASTKVLIVLASMVIVLAGIKTASTIVVPFLLSIFIAMACTPIIQWATRYKVPKGISILLVIFLIVIFGFMLAGLVGQSMNEFSAKMPLYKQQLTNQFLWAAEKLAAFNIVLDKQQLLSYLDPGIAMGMATNLLSGLSGVLTNFLLILLTVIFMLFEADSIPKKIHIALDDPQMKMRQIDKVLLSVKNYLVIKTVVSLFTGLVIGLWLYFLGLDHFLLWGVLAFLFNYIPNIGSIIAAVPAVLLAIVQLSLPEAGLVALGYVVVNTVMGNVIEPKYMGRGLGLSTLVVFLSLIFWGWLLGTVGMLLSVPLTMIVKIMLESRQDTLWLAQLLADDKMDEVVNPKSN, from the coding sequence ATGGAAGCTAAATTTACTGCATCGACCAAAGTTCTCATCGTTTTGGCCTCGATGGTTATTGTACTTGCCGGAATAAAAACTGCCAGCACCATTGTCGTTCCATTTCTGTTATCGATTTTTATCGCAATGGCATGTACGCCAATTATTCAATGGGCGACCCGGTACAAAGTGCCTAAAGGCATTTCCATTCTGCTGGTTATTTTTCTGATCGTTATCTTTGGCTTTATGTTGGCTGGGCTTGTGGGTCAGTCCATGAATGAATTCTCTGCCAAAATGCCACTTTACAAGCAACAACTAACGAATCAGTTTTTGTGGGCTGCGGAGAAGCTGGCTGCCTTTAATATCGTACTCGACAAGCAGCAGTTGTTGTCTTATCTCGATCCGGGTATTGCTATGGGAATGGCAACTAATCTTTTGTCAGGATTGAGCGGGGTACTAACTAACTTCTTGCTGATTTTGCTGACTGTGATTTTCATGCTGTTTGAAGCTGATTCAATACCGAAGAAAATCCATATCGCTTTGGATGATCCACAGATGAAAATGCGCCAAATCGACAAGGTGTTGTTGTCGGTGAAAAACTATCTGGTGATTAAAACGGTTGTGAGTTTGTTCACCGGTTTGGTGATTGGTTTGTGGCTGTATTTCCTTGGCCTGGATCACTTCCTGTTGTGGGGAGTGCTAGCGTTTCTGTTTAACTATATTCCTAATATCGGTTCGATTATTGCGGCTGTGCCTGCGGTGTTGTTGGCGATTGTGCAATTAAGCTTGCCGGAAGCCGGTTTGGTGGCGTTAGGTTATGTAGTGGTGAATACCGTTATGGGAAATGTGATTGAGCCTAAATATATGGGGCGTGGTTTGGGGCTTTCCACATTAGTGGTCTTTCTTTCCTTGATATTTTGGGGTTGGCTGTTGGGTACGGTCGGTATGCTACTTTCTGTGCCTTTGACCATGATTGTCAAGATTATGCTTGAATCTCGTCAGGATACACTATGGCTGGCTCAACTATTGGCAGATGACAAGATGGACGAGGTTGTTAATCCGAAAAGTAACTAG
- a CDS encoding IucA/IucC family protein: MSISKREWQQVNRLLMAKILSELHFEEVLRFSSEAQSEEESENTASSVMNYTLTTALRDWKFSAKGTVWGMLIVDPESIISTDHHEPDACQLLIDIQPYMKINDINLSGLLEEIQQTLYADCISLRLLSRYDAETLVKMTEVQRQQFLHGHPKAIANKGRIGWGEQDLVSYAPESGKAFNLHCLAVRRHVCQQGIQTGISEQSLWADTFGEQSWQWFQQQLVKLNKKTDEYVLVPVHPWQKQRFLAAQYATMFACGDIVDLGEIDSTTWIAQQSIRTLSAESQESHYDIKTAISILNTSCYRGITGDFIHHGARLSEWLDKQVQMDPLLQQLGMLVQKEVAGVFCPHPYQSQLPGGAYRYKEMLGCIWRERAESVLEGNQRPMSMATLMQSDAQGRSCIDALIALSGWSAEHWLRRMFRHVVVPLYHLMCQYGVALVAHGQNITLVLENHIPVGCIIKDFHGDLRLIDDDFAELHSLDKDIQDKLTRLPAHYLIHDLLTGHFVTVLRFVSPLLKESQVSEIEFYAWLADEIRQYQSDHPHLHSRFEQLDLLAPKIEKVCINRVRFRIGYGDSDERPLPELGQPMSNPLCMRNVKSA, encoded by the coding sequence ATGTCTATAAGTAAGCGGGAATGGCAACAGGTTAATCGTTTATTGATGGCTAAAATCCTGTCTGAGTTGCATTTTGAGGAAGTGTTGAGGTTTTCATCAGAAGCGCAATCAGAAGAAGAATCCGAAAATACGGCATCTTCTGTAATGAACTACACACTAACCACTGCTCTGAGAGATTGGAAGTTCAGCGCTAAGGGGACTGTTTGGGGAATGTTAATAGTTGATCCCGAGAGCATTATCAGTACGGATCATCATGAGCCTGATGCTTGCCAGTTACTTATCGACATTCAGCCATACATGAAAATAAACGATATTAATTTGTCTGGTTTGTTGGAGGAAATTCAACAGACATTGTATGCCGATTGTATCAGTCTCCGATTATTGTCTCGTTACGATGCCGAAACGCTGGTAAAGATGACAGAAGTGCAAAGGCAGCAGTTTTTGCACGGGCATCCGAAAGCCATTGCTAATAAGGGAAGAATAGGATGGGGTGAGCAAGATTTGGTTTCTTATGCGCCAGAATCAGGCAAGGCGTTTAATTTGCATTGTTTAGCTGTACGGCGTCATGTTTGCCAGCAGGGGATTCAGACCGGGATTTCGGAGCAAAGTTTGTGGGCTGATACCTTTGGTGAGCAGAGTTGGCAATGGTTTCAGCAACAACTCGTCAAGCTGAACAAAAAAACCGATGAATATGTGCTTGTTCCTGTTCATCCGTGGCAAAAACAGCGTTTTCTAGCAGCGCAATACGCCACTATGTTTGCTTGTGGTGATATTGTTGATTTAGGTGAAATAGATTCGACTACCTGGATTGCACAACAGTCGATTCGTACTTTGAGCGCCGAGTCTCAAGAAAGCCACTACGACATCAAAACGGCGATCAGTATCTTAAATACCTCCTGTTATCGCGGTATTACCGGTGATTTTATTCATCATGGCGCAAGGCTTAGTGAGTGGCTGGATAAGCAGGTTCAGATGGATCCTCTGTTACAACAATTGGGAATGCTGGTGCAAAAAGAAGTGGCTGGTGTGTTTTGTCCGCATCCTTATCAGTCACAATTACCTGGTGGGGCTTACAGATACAAGGAGATGTTAGGTTGTATTTGGCGCGAAAGAGCGGAAAGTGTGCTTGAAGGGAATCAACGCCCCATGTCGATGGCGACTCTGATGCAATCCGATGCGCAAGGACGCAGTTGTATTGATGCTTTAATTGCCTTGTCGGGCTGGAGTGCTGAGCATTGGCTACGGCGCATGTTTCGCCATGTTGTGGTGCCTTTGTATCATTTGATGTGTCAGTATGGTGTTGCGTTGGTGGCACATGGACAAAACATCACATTAGTGCTGGAAAATCACATTCCTGTAGGCTGTATTATCAAGGATTTTCATGGCGATTTACGTTTAATTGACGATGATTTTGCTGAATTACACTCATTGGATAAGGATATTCAAGACAAGCTGACTCGTTTACCGGCTCATTATCTTATTCATGATTTACTCACCGGGCATTTTGTTACGGTATTACGCTTTGTTTCTCCTTTGTTAAAGGAGTCTCAAGTTTCGGAAATAGAATTTTACGCTTGGCTTGCAGATGAAATTCGCCAGTATCAGAGCGATCATCCTCATCTGCATAGTCGCTTTGAACAATTGGATTTACTTGCACCGAAGATCGAGAAGGTGTGCATCAACAGGGTTCGGTTTCGTATAGGGTACGGCGATAGCGATGAACGGCCACTACCTGAGTTGGGGCAGCCAATGAGTAATCCTTTGTGTATGCGCAATGTTAAGAGTGCATAG